A section of the Pseudomonas tritici genome encodes:
- a CDS encoding bestrophin family protein, which translates to MKAAIIKKYRLIIKTMGYVGWALFWLLLWDVAVTVDFMLFLTAKINLPLMPLTLLGSALVVLISFRNSSAYNRWWEARTLWGAMVNNSRSFARQVLTLLDDPDHEVNPVKSTLLRRHVAYVNCLAAHLKGEPCPEEVRAFIPAEEFARNGATNNFANDILTGSAALLAKEYKAGHLDSIRLARLESTLVDLSNAQGGMERIANTPLPYPYVYFPRLFISLFCLIVPVGLVESLGWFTPLASTVVGFMLLAIERIGTDLQSPFSSSEHQIQMESICETIEKNLQSMQRDAQGGERIG; encoded by the coding sequence TTGAAAGCCGCTATCATTAAAAAGTACCGCCTGATCATCAAGACCATGGGCTACGTGGGCTGGGCCCTGTTCTGGCTGTTGCTGTGGGATGTCGCCGTCACCGTGGACTTCATGCTGTTTCTCACCGCCAAGATCAATTTGCCGCTGATGCCCCTCACTCTGTTGGGTTCGGCCCTGGTGGTGCTGATCAGCTTTCGTAACAGCAGCGCCTACAACCGTTGGTGGGAAGCCCGCACGCTGTGGGGCGCGATGGTCAACAACTCACGCAGCTTTGCGCGTCAGGTGCTGACCCTGCTCGACGACCCTGACCATGAAGTGAACCCGGTCAAATCCACCCTGCTGCGCCGCCACGTGGCCTACGTGAACTGCCTGGCCGCTCACCTCAAGGGCGAGCCGTGCCCCGAAGAAGTGCGCGCGTTTATTCCCGCCGAGGAATTCGCCCGCAATGGCGCCACCAATAACTTCGCCAACGACATCCTCACCGGCTCGGCCGCGCTGCTGGCCAAGGAATACAAGGCCGGTCACCTGGACAGCATCCGCCTGGCGCGGCTGGAGTCGACGCTGGTGGACTTGTCCAACGCCCAGGGCGGCATGGAGCGTATCGCCAACACGCCACTGCCCTACCCCTACGTGTATTTCCCGCGCCTGTTTATCTCTTTGTTCTGCCTGATCGTGCCGGTGGGCCTGGTGGAATCCCTTGGCTGGTTCACTCCGCTGGCCTCGACGGTAGTCGGTTTTATGCTACTGGCCATCGAACGGATCGGCACCGACCTGCAAAGCCCGTTCAGCTCCAGCGAGCATCAGATCCAGATGGAAAGCATCTGCGAAACCATCGAGAAAAACCTGCAGTCGATGCAGCGTGATGCGCAGGGTGGCGAGCGCATCGGTTAA
- a CDS encoding GGDEF domain-containing protein: MPANVKLRPRMQRLLSPAIAKAELIGIFAWLAVLLVDRWAMFGWPVALVTMGLCGVYGVHRVVTHYVLWRALGVAYMVLLSAGFAYVVHVHPALQVFALPLAVTLVLSSAILFIVVQDFLVCAALVWLLTWPSIQMSLYEGVDIYVFIFCAASVAIGFILNVYYLKNLRSVLMVESEFRELAETDYLTSILNRRAFMESFAKLIAAGDTGYFMMLDIDSFKLKNDQFGHDVGDRILCAMAACLKSTPGSHSFGRIGGEEFGVLLVGDDPCLATDYALRLLQAIRSSVAPPHDYTCSAGMTHFALGADMSAVLKRADRNLYTAKGNGKDRVYLDGALVSHGSISTPEAL; this comes from the coding sequence ATGCCGGCTAATGTGAAGCTCAGGCCACGGATGCAAAGACTGTTGTCGCCCGCGATCGCCAAGGCTGAACTGATCGGGATTTTTGCCTGGCTGGCGGTGTTGCTGGTGGACCGCTGGGCGATGTTTGGCTGGCCGGTCGCGCTGGTCACGATGGGGCTGTGCGGGGTGTATGGGGTTCACCGAGTGGTGACTCATTATGTGCTGTGGCGGGCGCTGGGGGTGGCCTACATGGTGCTGCTGTCTGCGGGTTTTGCCTATGTGGTTCACGTCCATCCCGCGCTGCAGGTGTTTGCCTTGCCGCTGGCCGTGACCTTGGTGCTGAGCAGTGCAATCCTGTTTATCGTGGTTCAGGATTTTCTGGTCTGCGCCGCCTTGGTCTGGTTACTGACGTGGCCCAGCATTCAGATGAGCCTTTACGAAGGCGTCGATATCTACGTGTTTATCTTTTGTGCCGCGTCGGTGGCGATCGGTTTTATCTTGAATGTCTACTACCTGAAGAACCTGCGTTCGGTGTTAATGGTGGAGAGTGAGTTTCGAGAGTTGGCCGAGACCGATTACTTGACCTCCATCCTGAACCGGCGGGCCTTCATGGAGAGCTTCGCCAAACTGATTGCGGCCGGCGATACCGGCTACTTCATGATGCTGGATATCGACAGTTTCAAATTAAAGAATGACCAGTTCGGTCATGACGTCGGCGACAGGATTCTCTGCGCCATGGCCGCGTGCCTTAAATCCACCCCAGGCAGCCACAGTTTCGGCAGGATTGGCGGCGAAGAATTCGGGGTGCTGCTGGTGGGCGATGACCCTTGTCTCGCCACCGATTACGCGCTGCGCCTGCTGCAAGCGATCCGCAGCAGTGTGGCGCCGCCCCATGACTACACCTGCAGTGCGGGCATGACGCATTTTGCGCTCGGGGCCGATATGTCGGCGGTCCTCAAGCGTGCCGACCGCAACCTCTACACCGCCAAGGGCAACGGCAAGGACCGCGTGTATCTAGATGGCGCGCTAGTGTCTCACGGTTCGATTTCCACCCCGGAGGCCCTATGA
- a CDS encoding glucose/quinate/shikimate family membrane-bound PQQ-dependent dehydrogenase — translation MKRASRAAGASRFLLLGLGVIIALLGLALAIGGVKLVSLGGSWYFLIGGLAMAIAGLLIARRKPAGAWLFAAFLVGTAIWAVADVGLVFWPLFSRVFMFAAIGMVVALVYPLLVNKPARGAYGVAAVLAVGVAVAAGNMFVAHPSVAPTGTGPGITPVAPADAQKDWAHYGNTEGGSRFAALDQINRDTVNQLKVAWTYHTGDVAISDGNGAEDQLTPLQIGNKVFICTPHNNLIALDADTGKELWKNEVNAKSAVWQRCRGMAYFDATAPIAQPSQPNSSPIIAASVPAGAQCQRRLLTNTIDARLIAVDADTGKFCEDFGSHGQVDLKAGLGNVPDSYYQLSSAPLIAGTTVVVGGRVADNVQTDMPGGVIRGFDVITGQMRWAFDPGNPQDKQAPADGSTYVRSTPNSWAPMSYDPLMNTVFLPMGSSSTDIYGVERTELNHKYGASVLALDASTGAEKWVYQTVHNDLWDFDLPMQPSLIDFTPPGSDKAVPAVVIGTKAGQIYVLDRATGKPLTEVKEVPVKAANIPNEPYSPTQPKSVGMPQIGAQTLTESDMWGATPFDQLLCRIDFKGMRYDGLYTAPGTDKSLSFPGSLGGMNWGSLSTDPVHGFIFVNDMRLGLWIQMIPSQNKALAASGGEALNTGMGAVPLKGTPYAVNKNRFLSVAGIPCQAPPFGTLTAIDMKTQKVAWQVPVGTVEDTGPLGIRMHLPIKIGLPTLGGTLSTQGGLIFIAGTQDFYLRAFNSGNGEEVWKARLPVGSQGGPMTYVSPKTGKQYVVVTAGGARQSTDRGDYVIAYALP, via the coding sequence ATGAAACGAGCATCGCGCGCCGCTGGCGCCTCTAGATTTTTACTGCTGGGCCTGGGCGTAATCATCGCCCTGCTCGGCCTCGCGCTGGCCATCGGCGGCGTCAAACTGGTCAGCCTGGGAGGTTCCTGGTACTTCCTGATCGGCGGCCTGGCCATGGCGATTGCCGGCTTGCTGATTGCCCGGCGCAAACCGGCGGGCGCGTGGCTGTTTGCGGCTTTCCTGGTCGGCACGGCCATCTGGGCGGTGGCGGATGTGGGCCTGGTGTTCTGGCCGCTGTTCTCGCGTGTATTCATGTTTGCGGCCATCGGCATGGTGGTAGCGCTGGTCTACCCGCTGCTCGTCAATAAGCCTGCACGCGGTGCCTATGGCGTTGCCGCGGTATTGGCGGTCGGCGTGGCCGTGGCGGCGGGCAATATGTTTGTCGCCCACCCCAGCGTGGCTCCGACCGGTACCGGCCCTGGCATCACGCCGGTAGCCCCCGCCGATGCTCAGAAAGACTGGGCGCACTACGGCAACACCGAAGGCGGCAGCCGCTTCGCCGCGTTGGACCAGATCAACCGTGACACCGTCAACCAGCTCAAAGTGGCGTGGACCTACCACACCGGCGACGTGGCAATCAGCGACGGCAACGGCGCCGAAGACCAACTGACGCCCTTGCAGATCGGCAACAAAGTGTTCATCTGCACGCCGCACAACAACCTGATCGCCCTCGACGCCGACACCGGCAAAGAGCTGTGGAAGAACGAGGTCAACGCCAAATCCGCGGTGTGGCAACGTTGCCGTGGCATGGCGTATTTCGACGCCACCGCGCCGATTGCCCAGCCAAGCCAGCCCAACAGCTCGCCGATCATCGCCGCCAGCGTTCCGGCCGGTGCGCAATGCCAGCGTCGCTTGCTGACCAACACTATCGATGCGCGCCTGATCGCGGTGGATGCCGACACCGGCAAATTCTGCGAAGACTTCGGCAGCCACGGCCAAGTCGACTTGAAAGCCGGCCTGGGTAACGTGCCGGACAGCTACTACCAACTGTCCTCCGCTCCGTTGATCGCCGGTACCACTGTAGTGGTGGGTGGCCGCGTGGCCGACAACGTACAGACCGACATGCCGGGCGGCGTGATCCGTGGTTTCGACGTGATCACCGGCCAGATGCGCTGGGCTTTCGACCCGGGCAACCCGCAAGACAAGCAGGCCCCGGCCGACGGCAGCACCTATGTGCGCAGCACCCCGAACAGCTGGGCACCCATGTCCTATGACCCGCTGATGAACACGGTTTTCCTGCCGATGGGCAGTTCGTCCACCGACATCTATGGTGTGGAGCGCACCGAGCTTAACCATAAATACGGTGCTTCAGTATTGGCGCTGGACGCCTCCACCGGCGCGGAAAAATGGGTCTACCAGACCGTCCACAATGACCTGTGGGACTTCGACCTGCCGATGCAGCCAAGCCTGATCGACTTCACCCCGCCCGGCAGCGACAAGGCTGTGCCAGCGGTGGTGATCGGCACCAAGGCCGGGCAGATCTACGTGCTCGACCGCGCCACCGGCAAGCCACTGACCGAGGTTAAAGAAGTACCGGTCAAGGCCGCGAACATCCCTAACGAGCCCTACTCGCCCACCCAGCCAAAATCCGTCGGCATGCCGCAGATCGGCGCGCAAACCCTGACCGAATCGGACATGTGGGGTGCCACGCCGTTTGACCAATTGCTGTGCCGCATTGACTTCAAAGGCATGCGCTACGACGGCCTGTACACCGCGCCGGGCACGGACAAATCGCTGAGTTTCCCGGGATCGCTGGGCGGCATGAACTGGGGCAGTCTTTCCACCGACCCGGTACACGGCTTTATCTTCGTCAACGACATGCGCCTGGGCCTGTGGATCCAGATGATACCGTCGCAGAACAAGGCCCTGGCCGCGTCCGGTGGCGAAGCGCTGAACACCGGGATGGGCGCCGTGCCGCTCAAGGGCACGCCGTATGCCGTGAACAAAAACCGCTTCCTGTCGGTGGCCGGCATTCCGTGCCAGGCGCCGCCCTTCGGCACCCTGACCGCGATCGACATGAAGACCCAGAAAGTCGCCTGGCAAGTGCCGGTCGGCACCGTGGAGGACACCGGCCCGCTGGGTATCCGCATGCACCTGCCGATCAAGATCGGCTTGCCGACCCTTGGCGGCACCCTGTCGACCCAGGGCGGCCTGATCTTCATCGCCGGCACCCAGGACTTCTACCTGCGCGCCTTTAACAGCGGCAATGGCGAGGAAGTCTGGAAAGCCCGCCTGCCGGTAGGCAGCCAGGGTGGGCCGATGACCTACGTCTCGCCGAAAACCGGCAAGCAGTACGTGGTCGTCACCGCTGGCGGCGCACGCCAGTCCACTGACCGTGGCGACTACGTGATCGCTTACGCCCTGCCATAA
- a CDS encoding ArsR/SmtB family transcription factor has protein sequence MRAFKHPLLQDLTLERLLYALSDPVRLEIVRCLAGVPEATCGELDGGRPKSSMSHHFRVLRDAGLVQTRSAGTTHLNSLRADLLEERFPGLLQSILAQR, from the coding sequence TAAACACCCACTTCTTCAAGACCTGACTCTCGAGCGCCTGCTGTACGCGCTGAGTGATCCGGTGCGCCTGGAAATCGTGCGCTGCCTGGCGGGTGTGCCCGAAGCCACGTGTGGCGAGCTGGACGGCGGGCGGCCCAAGTCGAGCATGTCCCATCACTTTCGCGTGTTGCGCGATGCCGGGCTGGTGCAGACCCGCAGTGCCGGCACCACTCATCTGAACTCGTTGCGCGCCGATCTGCTCGAGGAGCGCTTCCCGGGATTGCTGCAAAGCATTCTTGCGCAGCGGTAA
- a CDS encoding metallophosphoesterase family protein: MKVGVISDTHGLLRPEAVAALQGCEQIIHAGDIGTSEILEQLSQIAPLHAVRGNNDLQAPWARQVPDYLMLDVDGWQTLLVHDIADVPALIDTSTRLVITGHSHKPLIEWRGATLYVNPGSAGRRRFKLPVTLVVLEVLETSIEPRLIALLD; the protein is encoded by the coding sequence ATGAAAGTTGGCGTGATTTCCGATACCCATGGCCTGCTGCGACCTGAAGCGGTCGCAGCTTTGCAGGGATGTGAGCAGATCATTCATGCCGGCGATATCGGCACCTCTGAAATTCTTGAGCAATTGTCACAGATCGCGCCGCTGCACGCGGTGCGTGGCAACAATGACCTACAGGCGCCGTGGGCACGGCAGGTGCCTGATTATCTGATGCTTGATGTGGACGGATGGCAAACGTTGCTGGTGCATGACATCGCCGACGTACCTGCATTAATCGATACGTCTACGCGGCTGGTGATCACCGGCCATTCGCACAAGCCCCTGATCGAATGGCGCGGCGCAACGTTGTACGTGAACCCCGGCAGCGCAGGACGGCGGCGCTTCAAGTTGCCGGTGACGTTGGTGGTGCTGGAGGTGTTGGAGACGTCCATCGAGCCGCGCTTGATTGCGCTGCTGGACTGA